Genomic segment of Aliarcobacter trophiarum LMG 25534:
AGTGGACCAGCTTATGAAAGAGTTGCAAATGGTGTTTTAGATGAATTAGTTATCTCTGATACAATCCCAACAAAAGCATCTGCTAAAAAAATAACTGTATTAACAGCTTCAACTATAATAGGAGAAGCAATAAGAAGAATTCACAATAATGAATCTGTAAACTCTATTTTTAATTAGGTTAAATAAAAGTTAATAAAAAATTAATAAAATAATGATATAATTCTAGAATTATATTCTATAAAATTAAGGAAAAAAAATGAAAAAAATTTTACTATCTTCATTAGCTTGTGCTACTTTAGTACTTGCTGCAAATAGTGATTACAAATATGAAATCACTCCACTAATTGGTGGAGGATTAGGGGAAGGTAACCATAGTATTGATAGAAATTATGCAAATGCTGGATTAGCATTAGGTTTTAATCAATCTGAAGGTTCATTAATTGATCAATTTGAATTAGGTTTTTTAAGAACAATTCAAGATGTTGATGGAAAAAATTCTGTAAGAAATCAAGATACTTCTATCACTAGAGTATTTGGTAACTTTGTTAAAGATTATGGTTTAACAAATGATTTATCATTATATGCATTAGCAGGACTTGGAGTTGAGTTTTTTGATAATGAATTAACAAAACACCAAAAAGATGGTATATTTGGAAACTATGGGGTTGGTTTAAAATATCAATTAACAGATGCTTTAGCTTTAAAATTTGATTTAAGACATTTAATATCTGCACAAAATGGAGATAATACTTTATTATATAACTTCGGTTTAGCTATTCCATTTGGTGAAAAAGCTGCAAAAGTTGCACCTGTTGCTGTTGCACCTGTTGCTCCAGTAATTGCACCAATTGATAGCGATGGAGATGGAGTTATTGATGAGTTAGATCAATGTCCAGATACTATGAAAGGTGCAAAAGTTGATAGTGTTGGATGTATGACATTAGTTAATCTAAATGTAAACTTTGATACTGCTAAATCTGATATTAAAGATATTTATGGAACAAGAATTCATGAATTTGCAAAAGTTATGAATGCTGATAAAAAATTAAAAGCAAGCATTGAAGGACATACTGACTCTGTTGGAAGTGTTCCATATAATCAAAAATTATCAGAAAGAAGAGCAGCTTCTGTTGTTAAAGCTTTAGAAAATTTAGGTGTTGAGAAAGGAAGATTAAATTCTGTTGGTTATGGAAAATCTAGACCAATTGCTTCTAATGATACAGCTGAAGGAAAAGCAGAGAACAGAAGAGTTCATGCTGTAATGTCTAAATAATAATTCTATATATAGACTATTTAATTTTAAGGAGTGAATTTTATTCACTCCTTTTTTAATATCAACCAAATTTGAAACTTTCTATCATTTATTTTAGTTTTTAACCTATTTATATATATGATACTTTTTCTACTTATTTATCTATATTTTTTATAGTTATATTTACTCTAAGAAAATTAACTCCTCTTATACAATTCTTTAACGATTTTAAGATAAAATTTCACAATTTTTTATTTATGATTAGGAG
This window contains:
- a CDS encoding OmpA family protein; translated protein: MKKILLSSLACATLVLAANSDYKYEITPLIGGGLGEGNHSIDRNYANAGLALGFNQSEGSLIDQFELGFLRTIQDVDGKNSVRNQDTSITRVFGNFVKDYGLTNDLSLYALAGLGVEFFDNELTKHQKDGIFGNYGVGLKYQLTDALALKFDLRHLISAQNGDNTLLYNFGLAIPFGEKAAKVAPVAVAPVAPVIAPIDSDGDGVIDELDQCPDTMKGAKVDSVGCMTLVNLNVNFDTAKSDIKDIYGTRIHEFAKVMNADKKLKASIEGHTDSVGSVPYNQKLSERRAASVVKALENLGVEKGRLNSVGYGKSRPIASNDTAEGKAENRRVHAVMSK